One Channa argus isolate prfri chromosome 17, Channa argus male v1.0, whole genome shotgun sequence genomic window, acctgGAGTCAaacgactgctttaccaactgagctacagccgccacaTTCTGGTTTAACTCTTTCCAACATTTAAActacaaacacagcacagcaacatGTTCATAATAGTTATGTGTAAATTTGAATTCTGCTGAAATTCACtctggaaataaaaactgattgaGTGTCCTCGCGGTATACGAAGACGTTTTCACAGAGCTGTAGGTCACTTCATCACCTTCATCATAACTCTGAACCTGGAAGGAAACAGCAGCAAACATCCATCACAAACTGAACCCAACAGACTCTAAGGTGGCGctagaggaaagctaagaagtTCCCCATGTAGAACCAAGCAGACAGCTCACCTGGACTTTACTGTTGGTCTTCTTGGTGAAGCTGATGGAGGCGTAGGAAACTTCATCTTCAGGATCAGTCTACACAGTGAAGACAACACAACAGCTGCTCAGTAACATGTGGATTGTGGGTTTCTGGTTCCTACTAGAACCATTGATCCAGCAGGCAGcacaacacagaacaacatGGACTCATTAGTCCCAGTGGACAGTGTGTAGTGTGGATCTCACCGTGTCCTGACTGGTTTCTGGACCAGACTGAGGCTGTGCAGGGTTCAAACTCAGAGCCTGAAAACacatgtttgacatttgtttctCAGTACATTCAGTGATCtcagtcaaacacacagacgAAATAACACTgatacaaactgtttttttatgtcatgaCATCATTTCTTATCAAATGTTAAactcacattgttttcattcatgtgcattttctttcctgaaaagaaatgaaagacgTTGTCTGTAGCTTCAAAATACAGAAATCAAGTCTATTAACGTGTCCttgtttgtaaaagtagaatctGTGAACACTCTCACCTTTTCCTCTCTTATATCTATGGACCATCGCAACAATTATTAGAATTGTGATTAAACCCACAATCGACACGAGGAGCCACACAACTGGaaacagaagaaacacaaaaacagtcaagttgaaataaaaagaactaaaataaaatgcagtaaaacaaggaattaaaaataagaagaagTCACCTAGAAGGTTTGGTGCAGCAGCACTGATGGATGCTGTGGTTGGACCTGAGTCTCCAccagttgttgctgttgcttcagtagtttgtggttttgtgtggtcACCTGAACAAATTCAGTCAGACAAAGCCTCATGTTTACTGTGTGTTGGAACTACGTTAGAAATAATGACGTCATCTTCAAACTTCACATCCATCAAATGACCAAATGTTTGAGGTGGTTTTCGTGGTTTCAAACAGCTCATCGTGTTCTCACCTGTTTTCTCACCTGAGGACTGAAGTCTGAAGGGAAACTGCTGAACTTTTCCATCAGGATCAGTCACTTCACACTTTAATGAGTTTAACACCGATGAGGAAGTAAAGTGAGAATCAGGTAAAGACACAGCAGCGTAGTATTTAGTTGGTGATGCTGACACATCGCTGTGATTTACATGTTTCCCCTGAAACAACCACTTCACTGAAGGTTTACTGTCAATACGTGTTGACACATAACAGTAGATCAGGATCTtctcactgtgtttctgttcagtcactggtgaagatggagataatgagagaagaagagaatgagagTAAATTAACTTCATCactgttaaatcatttttattgtaatgtttcagtttctggatcttgtcACGCTCTGGtcctcagttccacttcctgccttggacttttattttgtagccttttcTCCATCTTCCTGTCTGAGTCCTTTTCACCAGCTTTACCTTTCGTTCACACCTGTTccctcactatttaggtccagctttccccacagttctcTGTCAGATCCTTGTGATTTACTTGACCTGTGTCATTATCTGTGTGATCCTGTCTCCTGTGATTTGGTCTGAGgagtctttctttgttttcttcactgttCATTTAAGGTTTAGTGTGTTTCTTATTCTGTTCCTAGTGGTTTTTCTGAATGTTCATTTAGGTCTATGGGGGGTCTCTGCTTGCCTGGGTTTGGTCTGTTTTGGATTTTAGTTTCTTTAGTCATTTTTCTAGTGTTGGTTTTGGTTCGTGCTCCAGGTTTATTATCCTAGTTTCCATGTGGCCCAGTGTGTTTTGTCAGCCCTCGTGTTTTAccttgtaccctcctgttaggagccaTCTTTGTTCAGTTTTGAGAGTTTCTTTACAATAAACTGGTTCATGAGTTActtcctctcactgtctcttcacttgggtccagCTTAATACAAAGCTGATAAATCTAACAGACAGTTTGATctgaaaacattaggatgtaaatactcactggtaacaacagacagagagaccacagagtctgaaactTGTTGTTGTCTGCAGGTGTAACgtccaacatcttcatctgtgaccttctttataaccagagaacagttctctgtaacactcagtctgtctgatttagaGTTGACCAGTATCACTGTCCTAGTATATAGTGGATCACTGAGCATCCAGTCAGTTCTGTCACATTTATTCTGACcatctctcacatttccacaaggtaaagtgacgtcatctccatctctgacagtgaagtAGGAACTTtgtccagttactgttggtgagaaaataagaaatgaacATGAAGAATAAATCAGGAAATCAGATCATTTTAGATACAATAGTTTGTAAACATGTTGTGTCGTCAGTTTCTTCTctaaaatcatatttaacaCTAATTACTGGAAATAACAGCATTTATAAAGTTCTATTTGAACCTGTATTATTTCGATATTTACTCACCTGTGAAGTGAATCATCAGGATGAGAAATAAAACCATTAGAATCCGTCTGAATTCAGCCATcgttcttctctgtctcctttgtCTCAACTGTCAGAGTCTCTGAGCTGCAGCTTCTTAAACAGGATGGACATTGACTTCCTGTCATGAAGGACACGTCACTGCCTCACACTAACTTCTTAatatttttagcttttcctagttcacatacagtaaatgaagaGTATCAGCTTTGaggacatttaaaaagacacatttcaatATATTGTCCCACATGAAGCTGTAAACTGTGAATTATCAACCACTAAGACTCAACAAGTCCAGACTGTGTCCATTCTCACAGTCTATTTCTGACAGTGACGTGTTTGACaccctgaaaataaaaaggacagaGGAGGCTGAAGGTGTGAAGATTTATTGCTAAGATAAAATTGCATGAAGGTCCAAAAAGGTCCTGGGTTTCCTGCTCTGACACGTGTCAGTTTCTTCATAAATgaagtcatttcttttttaaaacagaggAGGTGTTTTATTGATcatgtgacagcagcagcagagctctgcagGTTTTACTCTCTAATGACGACCACATACACATCAGAGACACAAATGCTCAACATCTGGATGAGGGTCTCACTGAACTGACTCAGGTACAATCATATGAACACAGTGTTGCAGctgctgtctttttattttattctgagcTGAATTACAAGTTTGTTCACTCATCCAACTTATTTGGAGACGACAGTGATGagaaaagttaaacaaaaaatcATAAACAGTGGATGATAAAACACTTCAGGATTTAGTGAACATTTTATGCTTGGTCAACTTTGTTCAGAAACGTTATAAAAGTGATCACGATATACAAACTTTGACTTTGAAACCACATCATCATGTTGATGACACACAGGCAAAGACTGTAAAAGAcactatcacagatttctagtctcaaACACCTGATCACTGAGTAAACTGGGGGCAACGCACTTAACGACTTGTTGGGAACAACTGGACGTTCTGGAGATAGTAAACCCCCCAAATTATCACGTGTTCTTCTGGGAAAACAAATGTGGCTGCGACTGGgaactttgtgtgtttcactgtttcactgtttgagTCTAGCGGCgataattttctcatctctaaaacgatgagcattgcattgtgggagtGTTAGCAGAAAGTAGGAAACAcgtattgtacttttactgttgcattgtgggagaCTTTGAGTGCACTATGTAGTGTTAAGATTCACACACTCAACTTTCGGACACTACTACAAAGTAGTGAACACACCACATAGTGCTCTATGTAGTAAGTGGGGGATTTTggacagtttgtgttttaaagagcaaaagatgaaaaaagcagcaaagtcaCGGATGTAAAGGTGAAGACAACGCAGACTATAGATCCTACAGAGGGAAATGAAGGTGAAATAAGTTTCTGAGACAACACTACTCTCAGGTAATGCTGCAGTTACTGTAGCTCTGCCTCAGGTGTGATGTCATCGCTCGCAGATTCTGCTCGTAAATATTAAAggtgtttaaaataatgtttgtgaGAACGACAGAGACTGGGTCTtaagactaaagactagaatTGTTAAACCGCGCACACTTAACGATGCTCTCTGCCGTCTGTCAGTGACGACTAAGTGGAACCAGATCTGCCCAGGACCAACTAGGTCTGACTGAATAACATTCAGAATCGACTGTGCAGTCATGAA contains:
- the LOC137102875 gene encoding uncharacterized protein translates to MKLIYSHSLLLSLSPSSPVTEQKHSEKILIYCYVSTRIDSKPSVKWLFQGKHVNHSDVSASPTKYYAAVSLPDSHFTSSSVLNSLKCEVTDPDGKVQQFPFRLQSSGEKTGDHTKPQTTEATATTGGDSGPTTASISAAAPNLLVVWLLVSIVGLITILIIVAMVHRYKRGKGKKMHMNENNALSLNPAQPQSGPETSQDTTDPEDEVSYASISFTKKTNSKVQVQSYDEGDEVTYSSVKTSSYTARTLNQFLFPE